The sequence ATAATCTTTTTCTTAGTTGAACAGAAGCAAGTTCATATAGCTCTGCAGCATCTTTCGAGGAACTTGCACCACCTTTTTCCAGTTTAATCAGGTTAACTTCATCGCGACGAACTCTAAGAAGTTGTCGCCCTACTAAGATGGCAATAATAACAAGTAAGCCAGTTAGGCCGATGAGATATGTTTGTGGAAGAATGGTGTCCATAAGTTAATACTTTCGCAGTTCGGCTCAAACAATGGGCTAATTTTTGACTTCAAAATAGATGGACATCATCACGAGTGACTTTCTTAAAAGCTTTATATTCCCCCTAAATAGCAAGATAAAAGCTAGTTATGGGTCAATTTTTAGCTGAAGTGACTACTTCAGAAAAGCTTTGAGGGTCAAGTAAAGCTAGTTGAGACAACATTTTTCTATTCAGACGTATGTCTGCTTTTTTGAGTCCGCCGATTAGCCGGCTATAACTCATGCCATTAATTCTTGCAGCTGCATTAATTCGAGCAATCCATAGACGTCTGAAATCACGTTTGCGACGCCTTCTGTCACGGTATGCATTGCATAGTGCCTTCATGACACGTTGGTTGGCAGTGCGAAAAAGGGTTCCATTACTGCCTTTAAAGCCCTTAGCCAGGCGAAGTATTTTGTTGCGACGTTTACGGGCTACATTGCCTCTTTTGACACGTGCCATGAGAAAAATCGATGTGGAGAAAGTTAGGTCGGCGGATAGGCTTGAGAATTGTGTTGCCAGTCCTTTTTAGGAGTAAGGGAGCATCAGACTTACGTTTTCAGCATCCCTATCATCTACAACTGCTTTTGTTGCAAGATGTCTTTTGAGTTTGGGACTTTTGTGGTCTAGCAAATGATTGCGGAAAGCCCGACGCCGCATGAACTTGCCAGTGCCTGTTGCTTTGAACCGCTTTGCAGCAGCTTTGCGGGTCTTTAGCTTTGGCATATCTGTCTGAAGGCAAGCACAATCAACAACATTACTTCTTTGACCCGCCTCACACCAAATAGACATTATATGTTGCGCAAGTATTGGTCAGCTTTGACTATCTCAATTTATTAGTCGAATGACTTCTTCAAAGTTATTTCTACGTGCTTTTTGCTTAAGTATTCCAGCAATTCTCTCTGGGTGTAGCCACTATTCTGTAGATCCATCAAGAAAAGTTGATTTATCTGAACAGGCAGCTAGTGGAGATTATTCGAAAACTATTGGTCAGAACTCTTCTCTCTTAGTTGGTTTAAAGCCTTATTTGGGAAGAGGGACTTCTGATTTAAGACCGGCTGAATCACTACGTCTAAAAAGTACTGGCAAACTTTTGATATTGAAGGATGCAAGTGGATTGGTTCACAAATCTCATGAGATCACAATTTCTTGGCGAAAGGTCCCTTTATCGACGCCTAAAATGCTTAGAAGGCAAGTCATTGGACCTTTTGCAAGCTTTGAGTCTGCTGAGCGAGTAGCTCTTCAGTTAGAGAATGCAGGTATTTCAACGCAAATAGCACACCCTCAGGAATGGGAGCTTTGGGCTGCTTATCAAGCAACAGTGCCAAAGGCAATTAACGC comes from Prochlorococcus sp. MIT 1307 and encodes:
- the rplT gene encoding 50S ribosomal protein L20 produces the protein MARVKRGNVARKRRNKILRLAKGFKGSNGTLFRTANQRVMKALCNAYRDRRRRKRDFRRLWIARINAAARINGMSYSRLIGGLKKADIRLNRKMLSQLALLDPQSFSEVVTSAKN
- the rpmI gene encoding 50S ribosomal protein L35, yielding MPKLKTRKAAAKRFKATGTGKFMRRRAFRNHLLDHKSPKLKRHLATKAVVDDRDAENVSLMLPYS